In Meriones unguiculatus strain TT.TT164.6M chromosome 17, Bangor_MerUng_6.1, whole genome shotgun sequence, a single window of DNA contains:
- the Rtp1 gene encoding receptor-transporting protein 1: protein MRIFRPWRLRCPALHLPSFPTFSLNWSLPSLDTDEDMCKSVTTGEWKKVFYEKMEEAKPADSWDFIIDPNLKHNVLAPGWKQYLELHASGRFHCSWCWHTWQSPHVVILFHMYLDRAQRAGSVRMRVFKQLCYECGTARLDESSMLEENIESLVDNLITSLREQCYGERGGHYRIHVASRQDNRRHRGEFCEACQEGIVHWKPSEKLLEEEATTYTFSRAPSPTKPQAEAGSGCNFCSIPWCLFWATVLLLIIYLQFSFRSSV, encoded by the exons ATGAGGATTTTTAGACCGTGGAGACTTCGCTGCCCTGCCCTGCACTTGCCCTCATTCCCCACGTTCTCTCTGAATTGGAGTCTGCCCTCTCTCGACACTGACGAGGACATGTGTAAGAGCGTGACCACAGGTGAGTGGAAGAAAGTCTTCtatgagaagatggaggaagCAAAGCCAGCTGACAGCTGGGACTTCATCATAGACCCCAACCTCAAGCACAATGTCTTGGCCCCTGGCTGGAAGCAGTACTTGGAACTTCATGCCTCAGGCAG GTTCCACTGCTCCTGGTGCTGGCACACCTGGCAGTCCCCCCATGTGGTCATCCTCTTCCACATGTACCTGGACCGGGCTCAGCGCGCCGGTTCGGTGCGCATGCGCGTGTTCAAGCAGCTGTGCTACGAGTGCGGCACAGCGCGGCTGGACGAGTCCAGCATGCTGGAGGAGAACATCGAGAGCCTGGTGGACAACCTCATCACCAGCCTGCGAGAGCAGTGCTACGGGGAGCGTGGTGGCCACTACCGCAtccacgtggccagccgccaggACAACCGGCGACACCGCGGCGAGTTCTGCGAGGCCTGTCAGGAAGGCATCGTTCACTGGAAGCCCAGCGAGAAGCTGCTGGAGGAGGAGGCGACTACCTACACCTTCTCCCGTGCTCCCAGCCCCACCAAGCCGCAGGCCGAAGCAGGCTCAGGCTGCAACTTCTGCTCCATTCCCTGGTGCTTGTTTTGGGCCACGGTCCTGCTGCTCATCATCTACCTGCAATTCTCCTTCCGTAGTTCTGTTTAA